The genome window TGGGCGTAGAGCCCGGCCACGCTGTCGGACTCGATCGCGGGCGTGGCGGTGGCCCCGTCGGCGGCGAAGCACTCGTCGATGATGCGGCGGTTGCGCATCCGCCGGCCGAGCAGGCAGAGCGGGAGCGCGGCGGCCTGGGCCCAGCGGGCGGTGGCCGCGTCGGCGAGGGGGCCGTCGACCGGGGTGAGCAGGACGTACCGCTCCTCGTACAGGGGCAGTCGGCGCAGGGCGGGGCCGAGGGTGTCGGCGTCGAGGTACGTCATCGCCGCGTCCAGTTCGAACTCGGCGAGCCCATGGGTGATCTCGGCCGAGGACAGCGACTCGATGCTCACCCGGGCCCTCGGGTGGCGTTCGCAGAAGGGGTTGGTGAGGAGGGAGGCGGTGGGCAGGGCGGTGGGGACCACGCCGAGGCGGAGCGTACCGGCCAGTCCGTCCCGCAGGGCCGACAACTCCTGGCGCAGTCCGTCCCGTTCGGCGAGGATGCGGTGCGCCCACGCGAGGACCACCTCGCCCTCCGGGGTGAGCCCCTCGTAGCGGTGGCCCCGGCGCTACGAGGGGCACACCCAGCTCGTGTTCGAGGCGGCGGATCGCGGCGGACAGGGACGGCTGGGAGACGTGACAGGCCGCCGCCGCGCGGACGAAGTGCCGTTCGCGGGGCGGCGCGACCAGGTACTGCGGCTGGCGCAGCAGCATACGCGTCCTCCACGACGTCGACGGGGCGGCGTGAGGCCGGGCGGGGCGGTGCGAGGCCGGATTGAGCGGTGCAAGGCCGGACATCGCGGCTTCGGCCTGTGCCGCGCCGGTCAGAGCGTGAGCAGCTCCTCGTGGAAGCCGCCGAACTCCCTTTCCCTGTCGATGAGATGGATCTCCAGGATCCAGTGGCAGCGGCGCCCGGCCTTGTCGGTGCGGCGCATCGGGGTGTCGTTGGCGGGAGTGACGTACGACTCCACGTCGGCGCCGTCGATCCACTCGTGCGGGAACTCGCCGACCAGGTGCCCGGCGTGCCAGCCGCCCAGTTCCCACCCGGCGTCCCGGGCGAGCCGGTCGACCTCGGCGTACAGCCGCGCGCCGGTGATGTCCGGGTCGGCGTCGAAGAAGCTCCGGCCGGCGGCGAAGATCCGTGGCAGGTCGTCGCGCAGCCGGTGCTTGACCGGGTCGTCGCCGAGGACGAAGGTCCGGCCGAAGTCGGCCTCGTACTCCTCGAAGATCGGGCCGAAGTCCGCGAACACGATGTCGTCCGCGCCGATCACCCGGTCCGGCGGGTTCTCCTTGTACGGCTTGAGCGTGTTCGGTCCGGAGCGCACGATCCGCTTGTGCCAGTGCCGGGTCGTGCCGAACATCTCGTTCGCCAGGTCACGCACCCGGTCACTGACCGCCCGTTCGCCCTCGCCCGGCGCCACCAGCCCGAGCTTCTCGATCTCCGCGAAGAGCCGCTCGGCCTTCGCCTGGGCGTCCAGCAGCCGTGCCGCGCGTGTGGGTTCGTCGTCCGCCATGGAGTGAAGGTAGTTACCTAGATCGCTTCCGGCAACGGGGTTTCCGGTGCCGGTGGGGTAGCCGCCGTCGACACGGATCGCGGTGATGCCGCTGATGTGCCGGGCGCCGCAGCGGTCCTGTGGGAGGACGAGTTGGGGTCCGGCTCGGTCCAGCGGGGTGTCGTCGAGGGTGACCGCGAGCAGGACGGGCGCCCTCCCGAAGTCGGGGTCGGTCTCGGCCCAGGAGAGCAGGGCGTGGTGGCCGTCGGCGCCGGTGACCGCGATCAGGAAGCGCAGACGGTCCTTGCGGCGGCGGGGGTCGAAGCCGGGGCCGGCCGCCGAGAGCACGTCGTGCAGCAGGGGGCCGGTGAAGCGGTGGTGCCGGACGCCGCTGGTGGCGCACTCGAAGCTGGCCGCCGCCGTGTGCTGGGGCCAGGCGAGCAGATCGGGCACCGTCAGCCGGGACGGCCGGGCCAGATCACCGGCCAGGGCCAGTTCCGCCATCGGCACGGTGTCCGTACCGGCGGCTGCGAGGGACTGGCCGAGGGGTTGGCCGATGGGCTGGCTGGCGGGCTGACCGAGGGTCTCACTCACGGGCTATCACCTCCCGGATGACGGTACCCGGACGGGCGTCCCATGCAAACGCACATGCCATCCCCACAGATAACAGTCCCAGCTCATGCGAAGCTCCAGGCGACATTTCTCTCGCATCTGCGGCAGTATCATCGGCGCACGCACACCTGCCGCACCGGGGGTGCGAACGGTCCGCCAGGACCGCAGGCGACCGTGTCCGTCAGGACCAGAGGGAGTGGACCCGTGATGACCCGAACCGCGCGCCGGACCCGTCGGCCGACGCGGATGGCCGCTCTGGGGGCCTCCGCACTGCTGGCCCTGAGCGCGTGCTCGTCGTCCGACGACTCGTCCCCGGCGAAGTCGGACTCCTCCGCGTCCGCCTCGTCGTCGGACGCGCTGTCCGGCACGTTGACCGTGTTCGCCGCCGCGTCGCTGAAGGAGAGTTTCACGGCGCTGGGCAAGCAGTTCGAGAAGGAGCACTCCGGGACGAAGGTCACCTTCGGCTTCGGCGGCAGCGACTCGCTCGCCGCGAGCATCACCGGTGGCGCCCCGGCGGACGTGTTCGCCTCCGCCAGCCCCAAGACCATGGCGATCGTGACGGACGCCGGGGACGCCTCGGGCACGCCGGAAACCTTCGTCCGCAACCAGCTGGAGATCGCGACCCTGCCGGGCAACCCCGACAAGATCGCCTCCCTCAAGGACCTCACCAAGTCCGGTCTGAAGGTCGTGCTGTGCGACAAGGAGGTGCCGTGCGGCGCCGCCGCCCAGAAGGCCCTGGACGCCAGCAAGTTGAAGCTCACGCCCGTCTCCTACGAACAGGACGTCAAGGCGGCGCTCACGAAGGTCGAGCTGAAGGAGGCCGACGCCGCCGTGGTCTACAAGACCGATGTGCACGCGGCGGGTGAGAAGGTGGAGGGCGTGGAGTTCCCCGAGTCCGCCGATGCCATCAACGACTACCCGATCGTCCAGCTCAAGGACGCGCAGAACGCCGACGCCGCCAAGGCGTTCATCGAGCTGGTGCGCTCCGCCGACGGCCAGCAGGTCCTGACCGAGGCCGGGTTCCTCAAGCCGTGAGCCCTACGACCGACAAGTCCGACGCCGCGGCCGACACCCTCCGGGGTGGGCCGCGGCGTCGGCGCGTGCGGACCGGCGACCGCGGCAGGGGCGCTCCCCTGCCGCTGCTGATTCCCGCGCTGCTCGGCCTGGCGTTCCTGATCGTGCCGCTGGTCGCGCTGCTCGTACGGGCCCCCTGGCGCAGCCTGCCCGAGCTGCTCAGCAGCGCCGAGGTGTGGCAGGCGCTGCGGCTGTCCCTGGTCTGCGCCACCGCCGCCACCGCCGTGAGCCTGGTCATCGGCGTACCCCTGGCCTGGCTGCTGGCGCGTGTCGAGTTCCCCGGGCGCGGCCTCGTCCGGGCCCTGGTCACCCTGCCGCTCGTCCTCCCGCCGGTCGTCGGCGGAGTGGCACTGCTGATGGCGCTGGGCCGCAACGGCATCGTCGGCAAGTCGCTGGACGCCTGGTTCGGGATCACCCTCCCGTTCACCACGGCCGGCGTCGTGGTCGCCGAGGCGTTCGTCGCCATGCCCTTCCTCGTCATCAGCGTCGAGGGCACCCTGCGTGCCGCCGACCCCCGCTTCGAGGAGGCCGCCGCCACACTCGGCGCCTCCCGCTTCACCGCGTTCCGCCGCGTCACGCTGCCGCTCATCGCGCCGGGCATCGCCGCCGGTGCCGTACTGGCCTGGGCGCGGGCGCTGGGCGAGTTCGGCGCGACGATCACCTTCGCCGGGAACTTCCCCGGCCGCACCCAGACCATGCCGCTGGCCGTCTACCTCGCCCTCCAGAGCGACCCGGAGGCCGCCATCGCCCTCAGCCTGGTCCTGCTGGCCGTCTCCGTCGCGGTCCTCGCGGGCCTGCGCGACCGCTGGATGACCACCTCATGACCGAGCCCCAGGACAGGGGGGCGACCGGGCGTGGGTCCCGCCACGATGCCGCCGACGCATCCGATGCCGCCGACGGATCCGGTGCCGCTGGCGGATCCGGTGCGGCTGGCGTGTTCGGTGCGGCTGGCGTGTTCGGTGCCTCCGGTGCCCCAGATGCCTCCGAGGAGGGTCTCGACGCGCGGCTGATCGTCGAGCGTGGCTCGTTCCGTCTCGATGTGGCGCTGAGCGTGGCGCCCGGTGAGGTCGTCGCCCTGCTCGGGCCGAACGGTGCCGGGAAGACCACCGCTCTGCGCGCCCTCGCCGGTCTGACGCCGCTCACCGGTGGCCGACTACGGCTGGACGGCACGGCGTTGGAGCGTACGCCGCCGGAGTCGCGCCCGGTCGGCGTCGTCTTCCAGGACTACCTGCTCTTCCCCCACCTGACCGCCCTGGACAACGTGGCGTTCGGGCCGCGCTGCCAGGGCGCGACGAAGGCGGAGGCGCGGGCGCGGGCCGCCGAGTGGCTCGACCGCCTGGGGCTCGCGGAGCACGCCGGGGCCAAGCCGCGCAGGCTCTCCGGAGGGCAGGCCCAGCGGGTCGCCCTGGCCCGAGCCCTCGCGACCCGGCCCCGGCTGCTGCTCCTGGACGAGCCCCTGGCCGCACTGGACGCCCGTACCCGACTGGAGGTCCGCTCCCAACTCCGGCGCCACCTCGCCGACTTCGAGGCCGTCGCCGTACTGGTCACGCACGACCCGCTGGACGCCATGGTGCTGGCGGACCGGCTGGTCGTGGTCGAGGACGGCCGGGTGGTCCAGGAAGGCGCACCGTCCGTCATCGCCCGCCACCCGCGTACGGACTACATCGCGCGGTTGGTCGGCCTGAACCTCTACCGGGGCGAGGCCGAGGGGCACACCGTACGGCTCGACGGCGGCCCGGCCCTCACCACCACGGAGGTGCTGTCCGGCCCGGCCTTCGTGGCGTTCCCGCCCGGCGCGGTCACCCTCTACCGCGACCGTCCGACCGGGGCCAGCGCCCGCAACCTCTGGCGCTGCGAGGTCGTCGGTCTGGAGACCCACGGCGACCAGATCCGCGCCGACCTCGCCGGAGAGCTGCCGCTCGCCGCCGATCTGACCACGGTCGCCGCCGCCGAACTCGGGCTGCATCCGGGCGCGGAGGTCTGGGCGACGGTCAAGGCGACGCAGACGCACGCGTATCCCGTCTGAGGTCTGAGGACCGGGGGAGGGAGTGAAGATCTGAGGGAGCGAGAACTACTTGGGGGTGAGGATCTGCGGAGGCGAGGAGGCGTACGGGGAGACGTCGACCCGGTCCATGTCTGTTGGCGGAAGATTCGCGCCCGGCCGGGCTACGGTGATCGACGCAGAAGACAGAACGCGACAGAACCGACATATCCCCTCTCCCCCTCCTCCGTAAGGCGTTCGCATGAGCCTGAGCATCCGCAACCAGATTCCCGGCACCGTCACCGCCGTTACCCCTGGCGAGGCCATGGCCACGGTCAAGGTCCGTCTCGACGGTGGGCAGGACATCACCTCGGCGATCACCCTGGACGCCGTCCAGGAACTCGGCCTCGTCGCGGGCTCCGCCGTGCGTGCCCTGGTCAAGTCCACGGAGGTCTCCCTCGCCACCGGCGCGGTGGACGGCCTGTCCATCCGCAACCGGCTGCCCGGTACGGTGAGCGGCATCGCGACCGGCGCCGCGATGGCCTCCGTCAAGGTCACCGTGCAGGGCGGTGAACTGACCGCCGCCATCACCCAGGACGCCGTCAGCGACCTCGGCCTGACGCTGGGCTCCCCCGTCACCGCGCTGATCAAGTCGACCGAGGTAGCGCTCGCCACCGTGTGACGGTCCGAGGAGGGGGCGACGCCAGGGCGCGTGCGGCGGCGGGCGAGGTTACCTTCGGCGGTATGGACGGTGATCTTGGACGTTGGCGCCGATGCCTGCTCGGCGGGGCGGTGTTCGCGGTCTGCATGGCGGGCACGACGCTGCCGACCCCCCTCTACGGCCTGTACCAGGAGAAGTTCGGCTTCTCCGAGCTGACGGTCACCGTCGTCTACGCCGTCTACGCCTTCGGGGTCATCGGCGTCCTGCTGCTGGCGGGCAACGCCTCGGACACCGTGGGCAGGCGACCGGTGCTGCTGTGGGGCCTGGGGTTCGCGGCGGCGAGTGCCGTCTGTTTCCTGTGCGCCACCGCGCTGGGCTGGCTGTATGTGGGGCGGCTGATGTCCGGGCTGTCCGCGGGACTGTTCACCGGGGCGGCCACGGCGTACGTCATGGAGCTGGCACCGCCGGGCGGCGCCTCACGGGCCACGTTCGTGGCGACGGCGGCGAACATGGGCGGGCTCGGCTGCGGCCCGCTGCTCGCCGGGGTGCTGGCGCAGTACGCCGACTGGCCGCTGTATCTGCCGTTCGCCGTGCATCTCGCCCTGGTGGTCTGCTCGGCCGCCGTCCTGCTGCGACTTCCGGAAACCGTGCGGGAGCGCCGGCCGCTGAGCGCGGTACGACCACAACGGCCCAGCCCGCCCCCGCGGGTACGGGTGGTCTTCGGCCCGGCCGCCGCCGCTTCCTTCGTGGGGTTCGCCCTGTTCGGCGTGTTCACCTCGGTCAGCCCGGCCTTCCTCGCCCAGTCCCTGGACGTGACCAACCACGCGGTGAGCGGGCTGATCGTGGCGCTGGCCTTCTTCGCCTCGACCGCCGGGCAGCTGGCCGCCGGCCGCGTCGGGATGAGCCGGTCGCTGCCGCTGGGCTGCGCCGGGCTCCTGGCCGGGTTGGCGCTGCTCGCCGGCGCACTGCGCTGGGAACTGCTGCCGCTGGTGGTACTGAGCGCCGTCGTCGGCGGGGTCGGGCAGGGGCTGGCGTTTCGCGGAGCGCTGTCGGCGGTGGCCGCGGCGTCCGACGCGGACCGGCGCGCGGCCGTGATCTCGGCCCTGTTCGTGGTCGCCTACACGGGCATCTCGGTACCGGTCATCGGCGTGGGCCTCCTCGCGGAACCGATCGGCCTGGAGGGCGCCGGGCTGGTCTTCATCGCGTGCATGACCCTTCTGGTGT of Streptomyces phaeolivaceus contains these proteins:
- a CDS encoding M24 family metallopeptidase, with the protein product MADDEPTRAARLLDAQAKAERLFAEIEKLGLVAPGEGERAVSDRVRDLANEMFGTTRHWHKRIVRSGPNTLKPYKENPPDRVIGADDIVFADFGPIFEEYEADFGRTFVLGDDPVKHRLRDDLPRIFAAGRSFFDADPDITGARLYAEVDRLARDAGWELGGWHAGHLVGEFPHEWIDGADVESYVTPANDTPMRRTDKAGRRCHWILEIHLIDREREFGGFHEELLTL
- the modA gene encoding molybdate ABC transporter substrate-binding protein, which codes for MTRTARRTRRPTRMAALGASALLALSACSSSDDSSPAKSDSSASASSSDALSGTLTVFAAASLKESFTALGKQFEKEHSGTKVTFGFGGSDSLAASITGGAPADVFASASPKTMAIVTDAGDASGTPETFVRNQLEIATLPGNPDKIASLKDLTKSGLKVVLCDKEVPCGAAAQKALDASKLKLTPVSYEQDVKAALTKVELKEADAAVVYKTDVHAAGEKVEGVEFPESADAINDYPIVQLKDAQNADAAKAFIELVRSADGQQVLTEAGFLKP
- the modB gene encoding molybdate ABC transporter permease subunit, with amino-acid sequence MSPTTDKSDAAADTLRGGPRRRRVRTGDRGRGAPLPLLIPALLGLAFLIVPLVALLVRAPWRSLPELLSSAEVWQALRLSLVCATAATAVSLVIGVPLAWLLARVEFPGRGLVRALVTLPLVLPPVVGGVALLMALGRNGIVGKSLDAWFGITLPFTTAGVVVAEAFVAMPFLVISVEGTLRAADPRFEEAAATLGASRFTAFRRVTLPLIAPGIAAGAVLAWARALGEFGATITFAGNFPGRTQTMPLAVYLALQSDPEAAIALSLVLLAVSVAVLAGLRDRWMTTS
- a CDS encoding ABC transporter ATP-binding protein encodes the protein MTEPQDRGATGRGSRHDAADASDAADGSGAAGGSGAAGVFGAAGVFGASGAPDASEEGLDARLIVERGSFRLDVALSVAPGEVVALLGPNGAGKTTALRALAGLTPLTGGRLRLDGTALERTPPESRPVGVVFQDYLLFPHLTALDNVAFGPRCQGATKAEARARAAEWLDRLGLAEHAGAKPRRLSGGQAQRVALARALATRPRLLLLDEPLAALDARTRLEVRSQLRRHLADFEAVAVLVTHDPLDAMVLADRLVVVEDGRVVQEGAPSVIARHPRTDYIARLVGLNLYRGEAEGHTVRLDGGPALTTTEVLSGPAFVAFPPGAVTLYRDRPTGASARNLWRCEVVGLETHGDQIRADLAGELPLAADLTTVAAAELGLHPGAEVWATVKATQTHAYPV
- a CDS encoding TOBE domain-containing protein — its product is MSLSIRNQIPGTVTAVTPGEAMATVKVRLDGGQDITSAITLDAVQELGLVAGSAVRALVKSTEVSLATGAVDGLSIRNRLPGTVSGIATGAAMASVKVTVQGGELTAAITQDAVSDLGLTLGSPVTALIKSTEVALATV
- a CDS encoding MFS transporter, which produces MDGDLGRWRRCLLGGAVFAVCMAGTTLPTPLYGLYQEKFGFSELTVTVVYAVYAFGVIGVLLLAGNASDTVGRRPVLLWGLGFAAASAVCFLCATALGWLYVGRLMSGLSAGLFTGAATAYVMELAPPGGASRATFVATAANMGGLGCGPLLAGVLAQYADWPLYLPFAVHLALVVCSAAVLLRLPETVRERRPLSAVRPQRPSPPPRVRVVFGPAAAASFVGFALFGVFTSVSPAFLAQSLDVTNHAVSGLIVALAFFASTAGQLAAGRVGMSRSLPLGCAGLLAGLALLAGALRWELLPLVVLSAVVGGVGQGLAFRGALSAVAAASDADRRAAVISALFVVAYTGISVPVIGVGLLAEPIGLEGAGLVFIACMTLLVSVAGIYLLRRPVPAPETERAH